A section of the Clostridium felsineum DSM 794 genome encodes:
- a CDS encoding histidinol phosphate phosphatase, whose product MIFDTHIHTLFSTDSKMEINEAIDAANKKNIGMIITEHIDFNYPVKGKFVFDIDKYFKDYYKYRSDKVLLGVEIGMGEEIKDQNREINKNYDFDYVLGSIHLLGGKDLYEKDMYKNSDKREVFETYFETMLASLSCHTYINSLAHIDYISRYATYKDPEIYYNEYSDYIDEVLKFIVDREIAFEINTRRIGKKEICDNLIPIYKRYRELGGRFVTIGSDSHNKESIGANFENAFKIAESCNLKPVYFEKRNIKYI is encoded by the coding sequence ATGATTTTCGATACACATATTCATACTTTGTTTTCCACAGATTCAAAAATGGAAATAAACGAAGCAATAGATGCTGCAAATAAAAAAAATATAGGGATGATAATTACTGAGCATATTGATTTTAATTATCCGGTTAAAGGGAAATTTGTATTTGATATAGATAAATATTTTAAGGATTATTATAAATATAGAAGTGATAAAGTTTTACTTGGTGTTGAAATAGGCATGGGAGAAGAGATTAAAGATCAAAATAGAGAAATAAATAAAAACTATGATTTTGATTATGTTTTAGGATCAATACATCTTTTAGGTGGCAAAGATCTTTATGAGAAAGATATGTATAAGAACTCTGATAAAAGAGAGGTTTTTGAAACTTATTTTGAAACTATGCTAGCTTCTTTAAGCTGTCATACTTATATAAATTCCCTTGCACATATAGATTATATATCAAGATATGCAACTTATAAAGATCCAGAAATTTATTATAATGAATATAGTGATTATATTGATGAAGTGTTAAAGTTTATAGTGGATAGAGAAATAGCCTTTGAAATAAATACAAGAAGAATTGGTAAAAAAGAAATATGCGATAATTTAATTCCTATATATAAAAGATACAGAGAACTTGGGGGCAGGTTTGTAACAATAGGTTCTGATTCGCACAATAAAGAAAGCATAGGAGCGAATTTTGAAAATGCATTTAAAATAGCAGAAAGCTGCAACTTAAAGCCTGTATATTTTGAAAAAAGAAATATAAAATATATATAA
- a CDS encoding DUF896 domain-containing protein translates to MEMKKLIERINLLYKKSKEEGLTEEEKKEQEILRREYIDIIKGNVKVQLNKVKKI, encoded by the coding sequence ATGGAAATGAAGAAACTTATAGAGAGAATAAATTTGCTATATAAAAAGAGTAAGGAAGAAGGACTCACAGAGGAAGAAAAGAAAGAACAGGAAATTTTAAGAAGAGAATATATAGATATTATTAAAGGTAATGTAAAGGTACAATTAAATAAAGTAAAGAAGATTTAA
- the pepV gene encoding dipeptidase PepV, with amino-acid sequence MDKINEKIDLLKDDMVSSIQDILRIKSISGEKEGNAPFGKGTADALEYALKLAERLGFKTVNLDNYVGYAEYGEGEEYVAVLGHLDVVPEGDGWNYPPYGAEIHDGNLYARGAMDDKGPTIACLYSLKAIVDAGLTMSKKVRVIFGLDEETGSGKDTEHYLKYEKPPVLGFTPDAEYPIINGEKGITIFNLVKDFKNDYEGETKIQYVKGGDRSNIVPPYAEAGIKADLKGEIIDKCESFCERTGYDLKAEEKDDMVIIKSKGIAAHGSTPHLGKNAIMQLLAFLDELNLGKSDLIDYITFLNKYIGMETDGESFGIGMEDKVSGKLSFNVGVIDFGRDLGKVILNVRYPVTCKYEDMMTGINDRIANTGIRIENMTHQKSLYYPEDHKLVKILQKVYEDQTGNEPKLLSIGGGTYAKEMPNVVGFGPIFPGEPDVDHQANEFIKVEHIVLNAKIYAHAIYELAR; translated from the coding sequence ATGGATAAGATAAATGAGAAGATAGACTTGTTAAAAGATGATATGGTTTCATCTATTCAAGATATTTTAAGAATCAAAAGTATCAGTGGGGAGAAAGAAGGAAATGCACCTTTTGGAAAGGGAACAGCTGATGCGCTAGAGTATGCCTTAAAATTAGCAGAAAGACTTGGCTTTAAAACTGTTAATTTAGATAATTATGTTGGATATGCAGAATATGGTGAAGGAGAAGAGTATGTAGCGGTACTTGGACATCTTGATGTAGTGCCAGAAGGAGATGGTTGGAATTATCCTCCTTATGGTGCAGAAATACATGATGGAAACTTATATGCAAGAGGAGCAATGGATGATAAAGGACCAACAATAGCATGTCTTTATTCATTAAAAGCCATTGTAGATGCAGGACTTACTATGTCCAAAAAAGTTAGAGTTATATTTGGCTTAGATGAAGAAACAGGTTCAGGAAAGGATACTGAACATTATTTAAAATATGAGAAACCACCAGTTTTAGGCTTTACTCCAGATGCTGAATATCCAATAATCAATGGAGAAAAGGGAATAACTATTTTCAATTTAGTTAAGGATTTTAAAAATGATTATGAAGGAGAAACAAAAATCCAATATGTAAAAGGTGGAGATAGATCTAATATTGTACCTCCATATGCTGAAGCAGGAATAAAGGCTGATCTTAAAGGTGAAATAATCGACAAGTGTGAAAGCTTCTGTGAAAGAACAGGATATGATTTAAAAGCTGAAGAAAAAGATGATATGGTTATAATAAAGTCAAAAGGAATTGCAGCACATGGAAGTACTCCGCATCTTGGTAAAAATGCTATAATGCAGCTTTTAGCATTTTTAGATGAATTAAATTTAGGAAAATCTGATTTAATTGATTATATAACTTTCTTAAATAAATACATTGGAATGGAAACTGATGGAGAATCCTTTGGAATAGGAATGGAAGACAAAGTTTCAGGAAAGCTTTCTTTCAATGTTGGAGTAATAGATTTTGGTAGAGATTTAGGAAAGGTTATTCTCAATGTTAGATATCCTGTAACTTGCAAGTATGAGGACATGATGACAGGAATAAATGATAGAATAGCAAATACAGGAATTAGAATTGAAAATATGACACATCAAAAATCTTTATATTATCCAGAAGATCATAAGCTTGTAAAAATTCTTCAAAAGGTTTATGAAGATCAAACAGGAAATGAGCCAAAGCTTCTTTCTATAGGTGGAGGAACTTATGCAAAGGAAATGCCTAATGTAGTAGGTTTTGGACCTATATTCCCAGGAGAACCAGACGTGGATCATCAAGCAAATGAATTTATAAAAGTTGAACATATAGTACTAAATGCTAAAATTTATGCTCATGCAATATATGAGCTTGCTCGCTAA
- a CDS encoding RCC1 domain-containing protein, translating to MNFKKIFITSAALGISISLANANNNFRVHAETIKQNNSKTIATGLSSFVIKADGSLWATGMNKYGELGDGTYVNKSSWEKVGDDFSDIECSYNHSLGIKKDGTLWACGGNWDGQLGDGTATETNKPNWEKVGSDFSQIACGSQHSLGIKKDGTLWACGDNGHGQLGDGTTTIKSTWEKVGSGFSQVAAQGNHSLALKNDGTLWASGFNLCGQLGDGTTADRSTWEKVGDNVVQISCGTAFSMALKADGTVWATGYNQDGQLGDGTTTDKSTWEKVGSGFSQISCGAVHSLALKIDGSLWTTGDNESGQLGDGTYVNKSTWENVGNGFYKINARNDDTIVLKMDGSIWDCGWAYYGQLGNGNEYQRASLKQVLTGAYMY from the coding sequence ATGAATTTTAAAAAAATATTTATTACAAGTGCTGCATTAGGAATTTCAATATCTTTAGCTAATGCCAATAATAATTTTAGAGTACATGCAGAAACTATAAAGCAGAATAATTCAAAAACCATAGCAACAGGACTAAGCTCTTTTGTCATAAAGGCAGATGGAAGTCTTTGGGCAACAGGTATGAATAAATACGGTGAACTAGGTGATGGTACATACGTAAATAAATCATCATGGGAAAAGGTTGGAGACGATTTTTCAGATATTGAATGTAGTTATAATCATTCATTAGGAATAAAAAAAGATGGGACACTATGGGCATGTGGCGGTAATTGGGATGGACAATTAGGCGATGGTACAGCTACAGAAACAAATAAACCAAACTGGGAAAAGGTAGGTTCTGATTTTTCTCAAATAGCTTGTGGAAGTCAACACTCGTTAGGAATAAAAAAGGATGGAACATTATGGGCATGTGGTGATAATGGACATGGACAATTAGGCGATGGAACAACTACAATTAAGTCAACTTGGGAGAAGGTAGGTTCTGGTTTTTCTCAAGTTGCAGCACAAGGAAATCACTCATTAGCATTAAAAAATGATGGAACACTTTGGGCTTCTGGATTTAATTTGTGTGGACAATTGGGAGATGGGACAACAGCAGATAGATCAACGTGGGAAAAGGTTGGTGATAATGTTGTACAGATTTCTTGTGGTACAGCTTTTTCTATGGCATTAAAAGCAGATGGAACCGTATGGGCAACAGGATATAATCAAGATGGACAATTAGGAGATGGGACAACAACAGATAAGTCAACTTGGGAGAAAGTTGGATCTGGTTTTTCTCAAATTTCATGTGGAGCAGTTCATTCTTTAGCGCTAAAAATAGATGGAAGTCTTTGGACAACAGGAGATAATGAAAGCGGACAATTAGGCGATGGTACATATGTAAATAAGTCAACTTGGGAAAATGTAGGTAATGGATTTTATAAAATTAATGCACGTAATGATGATACTATAGTCCTTAAAATGGATGGCAGCATATGGGATTGTGGATGGGCATATTATGGACAACTTGGCAATGGTAATGAATATCAAAGAGCATCATTGAAACAAGTACTTACAGGAGCATATATGTATTAA
- a CDS encoding ANTAR domain-containing response regulator, with translation MDNRVVVAEDEPITRMDICEMLTGAGYYVVGQAANGLEAVEVCRRLRPNLVLMDIKMPKLDGIEASQILVKENVADAIIILTAYSGREFIDKVKEIGAIGYIIKPIDEIRLIPQVEIAIAKGKEISSIKKNLNSIKITCAAKEILMERYRITENEAYRKLRKMSMDKQLTILDMSKNIIDNIKSRD, from the coding sequence GTGGATAATAGAGTTGTGGTAGCTGAAGATGAACCTATTACAAGAATGGATATATGTGAAATGCTCACAGGGGCAGGTTATTATGTTGTTGGACAGGCGGCAAATGGACTAGAGGCTGTAGAGGTATGTAGAAGATTAAGACCTAATCTCGTTCTTATGGATATAAAAATGCCTAAGCTTGATGGAATTGAAGCTTCTCAAATTTTAGTTAAGGAAAATGTAGCAGATGCAATAATAATATTAACAGCATACAGTGGTAGAGAATTTATCGATAAAGTAAAAGAGATTGGTGCTATAGGTTATATTATAAAACCTATAGATGAAATAAGACTTATACCCCAGGTTGAGATTGCAATAGCAAAAGGAAAAGAAATCAGTAGTATTAAAAAAAATCTAAATAGTATTAAAATCACCTGTGCTGCTAAGGAAATATTGATGGAAAGATATAGAATTACTGAAAATGAAGCTTATAGAAAGTTAAGAAAAATGAGCATGGATAAACAGTTAACAATACTAGATATGTCTAAAAATATAATTGATAATATAAAAAGTAGGGATTAA
- a CDS encoding histidine kinase N-terminal domain-containing protein — MLRKLCELNTDLSEEDITELENIERSISMFATLFGGDIFIDCLTKDSDIAIVVSEARPLENKSLYKNSVVGEFALRKNEPAVLRTLEIGTPTTELKAVTQENIVVKQNTVPIKNKNEKVIGVLIMEKDVTEHIIQSQNMEILSETTKQLSETLMNIKDVENNTAYNLINDGILAIDDEGTCVYANYTAKELYKKIGYKDDIVGMSFDNLVLNKLKLKDILREQKSVILETRVGKFDLQIKYGLIKKDIKICGIIILIKDLTDIKKKEKELVLKAVAIREIHHRVKNNLQTIASILRLQARRIEDYHAKKAFYESINRILSIATTHEVLAQKGIDDADIKVILLKLKDNAIRNSLECNKSIIIKLQGDNIYVNSDKATAIAIVVNELIENSIKHAFYDKEEGIIEILINKGHGYASIAVSDNGSGFKGKKLREDSLGLNIVKSIVTDKLNGNIKIETNENGTKVAFDLKIHQ, encoded by the coding sequence ATGCTTAGAAAATTATGTGAGCTAAATACGGATTTAAGTGAAGAGGATATAACAGAGCTTGAGAATATTGAAAGATCTATTTCTATGTTTGCAACACTTTTTGGAGGAGACATATTTATTGATTGTCTTACAAAAGATTCTGATATTGCTATTGTGGTTTCAGAAGCAAGACCTTTAGAAAATAAATCTTTGTACAAAAACTCTGTGGTTGGGGAATTTGCTTTGAGAAAAAATGAACCGGCGGTATTAAGAACTTTGGAAATAGGGACGCCAACAACAGAATTAAAAGCAGTTACACAAGAAAATATAGTTGTTAAGCAAAATACAGTTCCAATAAAAAATAAAAATGAAAAAGTTATAGGTGTTTTAATCATGGAGAAGGATGTAACTGAACATATAATTCAAAGTCAGAATATGGAGATATTATCTGAAACTACAAAACAGCTATCAGAAACTCTTATGAATATAAAAGATGTAGAGAATAATACTGCCTATAATTTAATAAATGATGGAATTTTAGCCATAGATGATGAGGGTACATGTGTTTATGCTAATTATACAGCTAAAGAACTTTATAAAAAAATAGGATATAAGGATGATATAGTGGGGATGTCTTTTGATAATTTGGTTCTAAATAAACTTAAATTAAAGGACATTTTAAGGGAACAAAAGTCCGTAATATTAGAAACAAGAGTAGGAAAATTTGATTTGCAGATTAAATATGGATTAATAAAAAAAGATATAAAAATCTGTGGAATTATTATACTTATAAAGGATTTAACTGATATTAAAAAGAAAGAAAAAGAACTTGTTTTAAAGGCAGTAGCAATTAGAGAAATACATCATAGAGTTAAAAATAATCTTCAAACTATAGCAAGTATATTAAGGCTACAAGCTAGGAGAATAGAGGATTATCATGCAAAAAAGGCTTTTTATGAAAGTATAAATAGAATTTTAAGTATAGCAACAACCCATGAAGTTCTAGCGCAAAAGGGTATAGATGATGCGGATATAAAAGTAATACTCTTAAAGCTTAAAGATAATGCGATAAGAAATTCGCTAGAGTGTAATAAAAGTATAATTATAAAGCTACAAGGGGACAATATTTATGTGAATTCTGATAAAGCTACAGCCATTGCAATAGTAGTAAATGAACTTATAGAGAATTCCATAAAGCATGCTTTTTATGATAAAGAGGAAGGTATTATAGAAATTTTAATAAATAAAGGACATGGCTATGCAAGTATAGCTGTTAGTGATAATGGAAGTGGTTTCAAGGGTAAAAAGTTAAGAGAAGATAGCTTGGGTCTTAATATTGTTAAAAGCATAGTGACTGATAAATTAAATGGTAACATAAAGATTGAAACAAATGAAAATGGCACTAAAGTAGCGTTTGATTTGAAAATACATCAATAA
- the eat gene encoding ethanolamine permease, producing MAKELKKTLSTFQLWAIIVGMVISGMYCGWNNALTFTSPVGFVVATLIVTVFYGTFMFSYAELATAMPKADGSSEFASRTMGRLGGFFAGFSCILEFLFATPAIAISIGAYVNFIIPSVPVTAAALVFYALFVIVNCFGVKTAAIIETVVTIVAIIGLIIFAGASATHIDPTKIFGGNIYKGGATGIFNAIPFAIWFYLAAEGGAMSAEECKNPKKDISKGFILAIITLMVLALGTFLCTAGVLDNKTLGTTNSPIPDTLNAIFGKGNFLSKFMSFIGLFGLIASLHGIIIGYSRQVFAMSRSRYLPEFLSRVNSKGSPVPAIVVPSLIGMLFVLTNNTATIIVISSFGAIALHAISMIAFFLLRKKEPNLERPYKVSIILPIIALVLNAVFLVTTIYSSVSTISWVILSFVLAFVYYFIYSKLKGRSDIEEEQKEAV from the coding sequence ATGGCAAAGGAATTGAAAAAAACACTATCAACGTTTCAGCTTTGGGCTATCATAGTTGGAATGGTTATATCAGGAATGTATTGTGGATGGAATAATGCACTTACTTTTACTAGTCCAGTGGGATTTGTAGTTGCCACATTAATAGTAACGGTTTTTTATGGAACTTTTATGTTTAGTTATGCAGAACTTGCTACGGCGATGCCAAAGGCGGATGGTTCTTCTGAATTTGCATCAAGAACTATGGGCAGGCTTGGAGGGTTCTTTGCAGGATTTTCTTGTATTTTAGAATTTTTATTTGCAACTCCAGCTATAGCAATATCTATAGGTGCGTATGTTAATTTTATTATACCATCAGTACCAGTTACAGCAGCAGCGCTTGTTTTCTATGCGTTATTTGTTATTGTAAATTGCTTTGGAGTTAAAACAGCCGCGATAATTGAAACAGTTGTAACAATAGTAGCAATTATTGGACTTATAATTTTTGCAGGTGCATCTGCTACTCATATTGATCCAACTAAGATATTTGGAGGAAATATATATAAAGGAGGTGCTACCGGAATATTTAATGCAATACCTTTTGCAATATGGTTTTATCTAGCAGCAGAGGGTGGTGCTATGTCAGCAGAAGAATGTAAAAACCCTAAAAAAGATATTTCAAAAGGGTTTATACTAGCAATAATAACTCTTATGGTTTTAGCTTTAGGAACTTTTCTTTGCACAGCAGGTGTACTTGATAATAAAACTTTAGGAACCACCAATTCACCTATTCCAGATACTTTGAATGCTATATTTGGAAAGGGAAACTTTTTATCCAAATTTATGAGTTTCATAGGCTTATTTGGTTTAATAGCTAGTCTTCATGGAATAATAATAGGTTATTCAAGGCAGGTATTTGCAATGTCAAGATCAAGATATCTTCCAGAGTTTTTATCAAGAGTTAACTCAAAAGGTTCACCAGTACCAGCAATTGTAGTACCAAGTCTTATAGGAATGCTTTTCGTTCTTACAAACAATACTGCAACAATTATTGTGATTTCAAGCTTTGGCGCTATTGCTCTTCATGCAATAAGTATGATTGCTTTCTTTTTATTGAGAAAAAAAGAGCCTAATTTAGAAAGACCTTATAAGGTTTCTATAATATTACCCATAATAGCTTTAGTATTAAATGCAGTATTTTTAGTAACAACTATATATTCAAGTGTGTCAACAATATCATGGGTGATTTTATCTTTCGTGTTGGCTTTTGTGTATTATTTTATATATTCAAAATTAAAAGGTAGAAGTGATATAGAAGAAGAGCAAAAAGAAGCAGTTTAA
- a CDS encoding ethanolamine ammonia-lyase subunit EutB, producing the protein MNLKTTLFNTTYKFKDIKDVLAKANEKKSGDEMAGVAASGAAERVAAKTVLADITLEELRNNPVVPYEKDEITRVIQDSVDEEQYKKIKCLTVGEFREVLLENDDKWIKKIRDGLTSEMIAAVTKLMSNMDLVYAAQKICNTAECNTIIGKKGTFSSRLQPNHPTDNPQGIMASLLEGISYGVGDAVIGLNPVADTLESVSSVLKVFNDFTKKWRIPTQNCVLAHITTQIEALRNGVPIDLMFQSIAGSEIANRDFGISVDLLDEAYELMKAKKSSKGPNFMYFETGQGAELSSEGHNGADQLVMEARCYGLAKRYKPFLVNTVVGFIGPEYLYDGKQVIRAGLEDHFMGKLTGLSMGVDACYTNHMKADQNDLENLAMLLLAANCNYLMGIPCGDDVMLMYQSSSYHDIATLREISNKRPIKEFESRMEELGIMKDGKLTENAGDPSMFM; encoded by the coding sequence ATGAATTTAAAAACAACATTGTTTAATACAACTTATAAATTTAAAGATATAAAGGATGTACTTGCAAAGGCAAATGAAAAAAAATCCGGGGATGAAATGGCAGGAGTTGCAGCAAGTGGAGCAGCAGAAAGAGTTGCAGCAAAAACTGTTTTAGCAGATATAACACTAGAAGAATTAAGAAATAATCCTGTAGTGCCTTATGAAAAAGATGAAATTACAAGAGTAATACAGGATTCTGTGGATGAAGAGCAGTATAAAAAGATTAAGTGCCTAACGGTTGGTGAATTCAGAGAAGTTTTACTTGAAAATGATGACAAATGGATAAAGAAAATAAGAGATGGATTAACCTCAGAGATGATTGCAGCAGTAACAAAGCTTATGAGCAATATGGATCTTGTATATGCAGCTCAAAAAATTTGCAATACTGCTGAATGTAACACAATCATAGGTAAAAAAGGAACTTTTTCTTCAAGACTTCAACCAAATCATCCAACTGACAACCCTCAAGGTATTATGGCATCATTGCTTGAAGGCATAAGCTATGGAGTAGGAGATGCAGTTATAGGATTAAATCCAGTAGCAGATACTTTAGAAAGTGTATCAAGTGTGCTTAAGGTATTTAATGACTTTACTAAAAAGTGGAGAATACCAACTCAAAATTGCGTGCTTGCCCATATAACAACTCAAATTGAGGCTTTAAGAAATGGAGTGCCAATTGATTTAATGTTTCAAAGTATAGCAGGTTCTGAAATTGCCAATAGGGATTTTGGAATAAGTGTAGACCTATTAGATGAAGCCTATGAGCTTATGAAAGCTAAAAAAAGCTCTAAAGGACCTAATTTTATGTACTTTGAAACGGGACAAGGTGCAGAACTATCGTCAGAAGGTCATAATGGAGCGGATCAACTTGTTATGGAAGCAAGATGTTATGGATTAGCTAAAAGATATAAACCTTTTCTTGTAAATACAGTTGTAGGTTTTATTGGACCTGAATATTTGTATGATGGAAAGCAGGTTATAAGAGCAGGTTTAGAGGATCATTTCATGGGAAAACTTACAGGTTTATCAATGGGAGTTGATGCTTGTTATACAAATCATATGAAAGCAGATCAAAATGATCTTGAAAATTTAGCTATGCTTCTTTTAGCAGCTAATTGTAACTATCTTATGGGAATACCTTGTGGAGATGATGTAATGCTTATGTATCAATCTTCAAGCTATCATGATATAGCAACTTTAAGGGAAATATCAAACAAAAGGCCCATAAAAGAATTTGAAAGCAGGATGGAAGAATTAGGTATAATGAAGGATGGTAAACTAACAGAAAATGCGGGCGATCCTTCAATGTTTATGTAG
- the eutC gene encoding ethanolamine ammonia-lyase subunit EutC, with the protein MENLLKVYDTKEEELSEFKALTPARICVGRAGSRLKTSTFLKFRADHAVAMDAVWSNIDEKLIDTLNFLKVQTLVKDKEEYITRPDLGRKFSEETLDYIKNNCINEPDVQIIAGDGLSATAINANLRKIYFVIVEKLKSKGYKLGTPIFVKYSRVATMDKISEALKAKVTIILIGERPGLATGESMSSYMAYESSTEKPESQRTVVSNIHKNGIPLVDAGKEIVRIIDIMMKEKKSGVKLKI; encoded by the coding sequence ATGGAAAATTTATTAAAGGTTTATGATACAAAGGAAGAGGAATTATCAGAGTTTAAGGCTTTAACACCAGCTAGAATATGTGTAGGTAGAGCTGGCAGCAGACTTAAAACAAGTACTTTTCTTAAATTCAGAGCAGATCATGCTGTAGCAATGGATGCAGTATGGTCAAATATAGACGAAAAATTAATAGATACTCTCAATTTTTTAAAAGTGCAAACTTTGGTAAAGGATAAGGAAGAGTATATAACTAGACCGGATCTTGGAAGAAAATTTTCTGAAGAAACACTAGATTATATAAAAAATAATTGTATAAATGAACCTGATGTTCAAATTATAGCAGGGGATGGACTCAGTGCAACTGCAATTAATGCAAATCTTAGAAAAATATATTTTGTCATAGTAGAAAAACTAAAGTCAAAGGGATATAAGTTAGGTACACCTATATTTGTTAAATACTCAAGAGTTGCTACTATGGATAAAATAAGTGAAGCATTAAAGGCAAAGGTTACAATAATATTAATAGGTGAAAGGCCAGGACTTGCTACTGGTGAAAGCATGAGTAGTTATATGGCATACGAATCTAGCACAGAAAAACCAGAATCGCAGAGGACAGTTGTATCTAATATTCATAAAAATGGCATACCGCTGGTAGATGCAGGAAAAGAAATAGTTCGTATCATCGACATTATGATGAAAGAAAAGAAAAGTGGAGTTAAATTAAAAATTTAA
- a CDS encoding IS1182 family transposase codes for MNVTKLYTKNYNQFNDNLQLILPLNLENLIPEDDSVRLLSYLLEGLNYKKLYKAYSSVGRKSAVEPKIMFKIISYAYSQNIYSSRKIEKACKRDINFKWLLQGFKAPDHATISRFRKKYLSNEVIEDLFYQQVNYLAKEKELLFENVFIDGTKIEANANRYTFVWKKAIYKNEGKMFDKIIALVKTINLERLMKFTIERETLIDDINKILQWLLFEKEKRNIEFVHGIGKRKTAIQKWIEQLSQYKERQEKYNLSKKIFSKRNSYSKTDTDATFMHMKDDHMRNGQLKPAYNVQIAVDSEYVTGVGVFDDRNDIATLIPMITNMQEKIGHKYTNVIADSGYESEENYLFLESNNQIPYIKPQTYEKWKKRSFKNDISKRENMKYDVKTDTYICHNNRKLFPSYIIHKKSASGYTSEVTVYECENCDNCTLKSKCTKAKNNRKMQVSKTFIKKRQISYNNIKTELGTKLRMNRSIQVEGAFGILKSDYEFKRFLTRGKNSVKTEFILLCFGYNINKLHLKIQNERTQKYLHELKTIS; via the coding sequence ATGAATGTAACTAAATTATACACAAAAAATTATAATCAATTTAATGATAATTTGCAACTTATATTACCATTAAATTTAGAAAACTTAATACCAGAAGATGATTCGGTTCGTTTGCTAAGCTATTTGTTGGAGGGATTAAATTATAAAAAATTGTACAAGGCGTATTCTTCCGTAGGAAGAAAATCAGCAGTTGAACCCAAAATCATGTTCAAAATAATATCTTATGCTTATTCTCAAAATATTTATTCAAGTAGAAAGATAGAAAAAGCATGCAAAAGAGATATAAATTTCAAATGGCTACTTCAAGGCTTTAAAGCACCTGATCACGCTACTATAAGTAGATTTCGAAAAAAATATCTTTCAAATGAAGTGATTGAAGATTTATTTTATCAACAAGTTAACTATTTAGCTAAAGAAAAAGAATTATTATTTGAAAATGTATTTATCGATGGTACTAAAATTGAGGCAAATGCCAACCGATATACTTTTGTTTGGAAGAAAGCTATTTATAAAAATGAAGGTAAGATGTTTGATAAAATTATTGCTCTTGTTAAAACCATTAATCTTGAAAGATTAATGAAATTCACTATTGAGAGAGAAACTTTGATTGATGATATAAACAAAATTCTTCAATGGCTTTTATTTGAAAAAGAAAAAAGAAATATAGAGTTTGTTCATGGAATCGGTAAAAGAAAAACTGCAATTCAAAAGTGGATAGAACAACTATCACAATATAAAGAAAGACAAGAAAAATATAATTTAAGTAAGAAAATATTTTCAAAAAGAAATAGCTATTCTAAAACTGATACTGATGCAACTTTCATGCATATGAAAGATGATCATATGAGAAATGGTCAATTAAAACCTGCCTATAATGTACAAATAGCAGTTGATAGTGAATATGTAACTGGTGTTGGAGTATTTGATGATAGAAATGATATAGCAACATTAATACCAATGATTACTAATATGCAAGAAAAAATTGGTCATAAATATACTAATGTGATTGCAGATTCTGGTTACGAAAGTGAAGAAAACTATTTGTTTTTAGAGTCTAATAATCAAATACCATATATAAAACCTCAAACTTATGAGAAATGGAAAAAAAGAAGTTTTAAAAACGACATCAGTAAGCGTGAAAATATGAAATATGATGTTAAAACAGATACATATATTTGTCATAATAATAGAAAATTATTCCCATCATATATTATTCATAAAAAATCTGCAAGTGGGTATACGTCTGAGGTTACTGTTTATGAATGTGAAAATTGCGATAACTGCACTTTGAAATCAAAGTGCACAAAAGCAAAGAATAACCGAAAAATGCAGGTTTCAAAGACTTTTATTAAAAAGCGTCAAATTTCATACAACAATATCAAAACTGAATTGGGAACTAAATTGAGAATGAACAGATCTATTCAAGTTGAAGGTGCGTTTGGAATTTTAAAAAGCGACTATGAATTCAAAAGATTTTTAACACGTGGAAAAAATAGTGTAAAAACTGAATTTATTTTGCTTTGTTTTGGATATAACATTAACAAATTACATTTAAAAATCCAAAATGAAAGAACTCAAAAGTATCTTCACGAATTAAAAACTATTTCCTAA